A portion of the Salmo trutta chromosome 1, fSalTru1.1, whole genome shotgun sequence genome contains these proteins:
- the LOC115195737 gene encoding uncharacterized protein LOC115195737, whose translation MPKKHEAPKRKNKAQSETLKTSTEATSDPNTEPSTASYPGTPINQDIVKEKKKKRAIILTKDEKNMAALEKICQAFRSDQTEYERFLDHMTLWLQEHQEQAVELFSLCDTDSTGTIGPEDFELGMTDLEIPCLQFQLDLLSQLLRRGNDGEIDYRDMSNQLQRVRVEGKDEREENAVPCCLAITREKLQPSPNCQLGLGSPLPPETNRFILLSIRLIPFDYGGAHPGSFEVVLPRSTRVSSLFRVIEERVGIQTTSLQVFRTRVPSQESFLPPDSSLGECGFTGGPEDSPRQATLFYDYRLEFTDCPILNCDHYFGSKRPQIGEDYFASRPV comes from the exons ATGCCGAAAAAACATGAGGCCCCAAAACGTAAAAATAA AGCCCAGAGTGAGACACTGAAGACCAGCACTGAGGCCACCTCAGATCCAAACACAGAGCCCAGTACTGCATCGTACCCTGGAACACCTATCAACCAGGACATAGTGAAGGAGAAGAAAAAGAAGAGGGCTATTATACTGACCAAAGATGAGAAGAACATG GCCGCCTTAGAGAAAATCTGCCAGGCCTTTAGGTCCGACCAGACGGAGTATGAGCGGTTTCTGGATCACATGACTCTCTGGCTCCAGGAGCACCAGGAACAGGCAGTGGAGCTGTTCAGCCTGTGTGATACAGACAGCACTGGTACCATCGGCCCCGAGGACTTTGAGCTGG GTATGACAGATTTGGAGATTCCGTGTCTGCAATTTCAGCTGGATCTGCTGTCTCAGCTACTGAGGAGAGGCAACGATGGGGAGATTGATTACAGGGACATGAGCAACCAACTACAGAGAGTAAG AGTGGAAGGTaaggatgagagagaagagaatgcTGTTCCCTGCTGTTTGGCGATCACTAGAGAGAAGCTACAGCCCAGTCCTAACTGTCAGCTGGGATTGGGGAGCCCACTACCTCCTGAGACAAACAG GTTCATTCTTCTGAGTATCAGACTTATACCATTTGACTACGGAGGAGCCCATCCAGGGAGCTTTGAGGTGGTTCTTCCTAGGAGCACCAGGGTGTCCAGCCTGTTCAGGGTGATCGAGGAGCGGGTTGGGATCCAGACCACCAGCCTGCAGGTGTTCAGAACCAGAGTTCCCTCCCAGGAGTCCTTCCTACCGCCAGACAGCTCTCTGGGGGAGTGTGGCTTCACTGGAGGCCCTGAGGACTCACCCAGACAGGCCACACTGTTCTATGACTACAGGCTGGAGTTCACTGACTGCCCCATCCTCAACTGTGACCACTACTTTGGTTCTAAGCGACCTCAGATTGGGGAGGACTACTTTGCATCAAGGCCTGTCTAG